In Dasania marina DSM 21967, one genomic interval encodes:
- a CDS encoding DUF3465 domain-containing protein → MKHFFLLFALTLFSLCSYAQNEHSAASAYVSQASDVQVSGSGVVIKLLADDTVGSRHQRFILKLPDGQTLLIAHNIDLAPKLSSLAIGDHVEFYGEYQWNRKGGVVHWTHHDPAGRHPNGWLKHKGMTYP, encoded by the coding sequence ATGAAACATTTCTTCCTATTATTCGCCTTAACCCTTTTCAGCCTCTGCAGCTACGCCCAAAACGAACACAGCGCAGCCAGCGCTTATGTCAGCCAAGCCAGTGACGTACAAGTTAGCGGCAGCGGTGTGGTGATAAAACTATTGGCCGACGATACCGTAGGCTCACGCCATCAACGCTTTATACTTAAACTGCCCGATGGTCAGACCTTATTAATTGCTCATAATATTGATTTAGCGCCCAAGCTTAGTAGCCTTGCCATAGGTGACCACGTTGAGTTTTACGGCGAGTACCAATGGAACCGCAAAGGCGGCGTTGTACATTGGACTCATCACGACCCCGCAGGCCGCCACCCCAATGGCTGGCTAAAGCATAAAGGCATGACTTACCCTTAG
- a CDS encoding cation-translocating P-type ATPase codes for MVKLVYSLQSIGGRMHSDSQLNQLVDHAQPAAEVLSVQQSSEQGLTDAEATRRRQQHGANSLPLAAANPAWRRLLLQFHNVLIYVLMVSALVSAALQHYVDCGVIVAVVVVNALVGFIQEGKAEDALRAIMTMAKTRCMVMRTGVLVSIDSADVVPGDVVMLQAGDRVPADMRLFFCKDLRCDESALTGESQPVDKHLQPLPVETPLAERKNMAYMGTMVTFGLARAVVTRTGLQTEIGAISDLVGQVEMPLTPLQKQLSVFARQLSVVIVLVALVTVGWGVYLHGYGLDDMFQAAIGIAVAAIPEGLPAIVTIALAIGVQRMAANNALVRRLPSVEVLGSVDVICTDKTGTLTANAMTARVAVCQHQRYLISGEAYKPEGDIANADTQQKLSLDHASSFTLASVIAMLCNDANVLCEQGEWLLHGDPTEGALLVMAMKHGLELQQTLNDWPRLDILPFDSERRYMATLHHNNAGLNRLMVKGAPERLLSYATQELGPQGLVAIASEQWQQAIDDMAQRGMRVMALAYKDCNKRPEALCPQDVEQGLVMAALVGISDPPRPEAIASIRLCRAAGIQVKMITGDNPVTAAAIANELGLNATKVLTGSDLDKLSDASLALAVENTDVFARTSPANKLQLVAALQRNRHVVAMTGDGVNDAPALKKANIGVAMGGKGTDAAKEAADFILTDDNFSTITRAVEAGRTVYDNIVKSIIFILPTSLAEALVIISAIMLGSIMPITPAQILWVNMITTVTLALALAFERSEPNIMNNPPRPYGLGFFSASLLGRMLLVGVAGAAVVFSLFYYYRSQGVTIEFARTIAINALVMIEVYYLLNCRFLSLSIFNKHFLKGIQPAAYAIVTVLVLQVAFTYLPYTQQLFGLASIGGFDWLIIILSALPVLIIVELEKYLVRLWAR; via the coding sequence ATGGTTAAACTTGTATATTCATTACAGTCTATAGGCGGGCGTATGCACAGCGATAGTCAGTTAAACCAGCTAGTCGATCATGCCCAGCCAGCGGCTGAAGTTCTTAGCGTGCAGCAAAGTTCAGAGCAGGGCTTAACCGATGCCGAGGCAACACGGCGTAGGCAGCAACACGGTGCCAATAGCTTGCCTTTAGCCGCTGCCAACCCCGCATGGCGACGCTTGTTATTACAATTTCACAATGTACTTATTTATGTGCTGATGGTGAGTGCGCTGGTGAGTGCCGCCTTGCAGCACTATGTTGACTGCGGGGTGATTGTGGCGGTGGTAGTGGTTAATGCCTTGGTGGGATTTATTCAAGAGGGTAAAGCCGAAGATGCCCTTAGGGCCATTATGACCATGGCCAAAACCCGTTGTATGGTGATGCGTACAGGGGTGTTAGTTTCTATAGATAGTGCCGATGTGGTGCCGGGTGATGTGGTGATGCTGCAGGCGGGGGATAGAGTGCCTGCCGACATGCGCCTGTTTTTTTGCAAAGACCTACGCTGCGATGAGTCAGCGTTAACTGGTGAGTCGCAACCGGTGGATAAGCATCTGCAACCACTACCGGTAGAAACCCCCTTGGCCGAGCGTAAAAACATGGCCTATATGGGCACCATGGTGACCTTTGGTTTAGCAAGAGCGGTGGTTACCCGCACCGGTTTACAAACAGAAATTGGTGCTATTAGCGATTTAGTCGGGCAAGTAGAAATGCCGCTGACACCACTACAAAAACAACTCAGCGTTTTTGCCCGGCAGCTAAGCGTAGTCATCGTGTTGGTGGCGCTGGTCACGGTAGGCTGGGGCGTGTATCTACATGGTTATGGCCTTGACGATATGTTTCAGGCGGCCATAGGTATTGCCGTTGCTGCTATACCCGAAGGTTTGCCAGCCATAGTGACGATTGCTCTAGCTATAGGTGTGCAGCGTATGGCCGCCAACAATGCCTTGGTGAGGCGCCTACCTTCGGTAGAGGTGTTGGGTTCGGTGGATGTAATTTGTACCGATAAAACCGGCACCTTAACCGCCAATGCAATGACTGCACGTGTAGCGGTTTGCCAACATCAACGCTACCTCATCAGCGGTGAGGCGTATAAGCCGGAAGGAGACATAGCTAACGCTGATACACAGCAAAAGCTGTCACTGGATCACGCTAGCAGTTTCACACTAGCCAGCGTAATTGCCATGCTCTGTAACGATGCCAATGTGTTATGCGAGCAGGGTGAGTGGTTACTGCACGGCGACCCCACCGAAGGCGCCTTATTAGTGATGGCGATGAAGCACGGCCTGGAGTTACAGCAGACGCTCAATGATTGGCCGCGCCTCGATATACTGCCCTTTGATAGTGAACGCCGTTACATGGCAACGCTGCATCATAATAATGCCGGCCTGAACCGTTTAATGGTTAAAGGTGCGCCAGAACGTCTGCTTAGCTATGCCACACAAGAGTTAGGGCCGCAGGGGCTGGTAGCGATAGCTAGCGAGCAATGGCAGCAGGCTATCGATGATATGGCGCAGCGCGGTATGCGGGTTATGGCCTTGGCGTATAAAGATTGCAACAAACGCCCCGAGGCTTTGTGCCCGCAAGATGTAGAGCAGGGTTTAGTGATGGCGGCGTTAGTGGGGATTAGTGATCCGCCCCGCCCGGAAGCTATCGCCAGCATTCGCTTGTGTCGGGCGGCGGGAATACAGGTCAAAATGATAACGGGCGATAACCCCGTTACCGCCGCCGCCATCGCTAATGAGCTAGGCTTAAACGCCACTAAGGTGCTGACCGGTAGTGATCTCGATAAGCTCAGCGATGCCAGCCTAGCCCTAGCAGTAGAAAATACCGATGTGTTCGCGCGCACCAGCCCAGCCAATAAATTACAACTGGTGGCAGCCTTGCAGCGCAATAGGCATGTAGTGGCAATGACGGGTGATGGTGTTAACGATGCGCCCGCATTAAAAAAAGCGAATATAGGCGTTGCCATGGGTGGCAAAGGCACCGATGCCGCAAAAGAGGCGGCAGATTTTATTTTAACCGATGATAATTTCAGCACCATTACCCGCGCTGTTGAAGCGGGGCGCACCGTTTATGACAACATCGTTAAGTCCATTATTTTTATATTGCCCACCAGCTTGGCTGAGGCGCTGGTGATTATTAGCGCTATTATGCTGGGCAGCATCATGCCTATTACGCCTGCGCAAATACTGTGGGTTAATATGATTACCACCGTCACCTTAGCCCTGGCCTTAGCCTTCGAACGTTCAGAACCTAATATTATGAATAACCCCCCTAGGCCTTATGGGCTAGGGTTTTTTAGTGCCAGTTTATTGGGGCGTATGTTGTTGGTGGGGGTGGCGGGTGCGGCAGTGGTGTTCTCATTATTTTATTATTATCGCAGCCAAGGTGTGACTATAGAATTCGCGAGAACCATCGCCATTAATGCCCTAGTGATGATAGAAGTATATTACTTGCTTAATTGCCGCTTTCTCAGCCTATCTATTTTTAATAAGCATTTTTTGAAGGGTATACAGCCTGCGGCATACGCCATTGTTACCGTGTTAGTGTTGCAAGTTGCCTTTACCTACCTGCCCTATACCCAACAATTATTCGGCCTAGCATCCATTGGTGGCTTTGACTGGTTAATCATTATTTTATCGGCTTTGCCGGTGTTAATTATTGTAGAGCTAGAGAAATACCTAGTGCGTTTATGGGCGCGCTAG
- a CDS encoding LysE family translocator — MISASTLAVFIPTFFVVSATPGMCMALALTLGISLGLRRTLWMMLGELAGVAIVAVAAVTSVASIMLLYPMAFAALKILGGSYLLFLGWQFWRAHSSVAIQLDGSSSNLSAGSLMMQGFVTAIANPKGWAFFIALLPPFINQDLALLPQLSILVAIMLSMEFICMMLYALGGKTLRQVLMKEGGLDWLNRIAGSLMLAVGIWLMAS; from the coding sequence ATGATTAGCGCTTCCACACTAGCCGTTTTTATACCGACATTTTTCGTGGTGTCAGCCACCCCCGGTATGTGTATGGCGCTGGCCTTAACCCTGGGTATTAGCCTAGGCCTGCGGCGCACCCTGTGGATGATGTTGGGTGAGTTAGCGGGTGTGGCAATAGTGGCTGTTGCGGCGGTGACTAGTGTGGCCTCTATCATGCTGCTATACCCCATGGCCTTTGCCGCGTTAAAAATACTAGGCGGTAGTTATTTACTTTTTTTGGGCTGGCAATTTTGGCGCGCCCACAGCAGCGTTGCTATACAACTTGATGGCAGCAGCAGTAACTTAAGCGCAGGCAGCTTAATGATGCAGGGCTTTGTTACCGCCATAGCCAACCCCAAGGGCTGGGCTTTTTTTATTGCCCTGCTACCGCCTTTTATTAATCAAGATCTGGCTCTGCTACCGCAGCTGAGCATACTGGTGGCCATTATGTTGAGCATGGAGTTTATCTGCATGATGCTTTACGCCTTGGGCGGCAAAACCCTACGCCAAGTCTTAATGAAAGAAGGCGGCCTAGACTGGCTTAACCGCATAGCCGGTAGCCTAATGCTGGCGGTTGGCATTTGGCTAATGGCCAGCTAG
- a CDS encoding efflux RND transporter periplasmic adaptor subunit — translation MLVAVTIIFGGIFGFKWYQGVMMGQYFASFRPPPVTVSTATAQQQSWHPYLTAIGTLRARYGVNISAEVEGIVKAIRFNSGQEVGKGEPLLELDDEVEQANLRIFQAQLKLNQLNYERDKALIKKQLVSQNQFDRSFAEYKETLAKVEQTKASIAKKKILAPFSGRMGILQVDLGQYIDSGTSIGSLQSAQTMYLDFSLPEKNLTHLFIGQTVKFAVSAYPGEIFEAQLAAIDSKVDINTRSLQVRAHVDNSQQQLVPGMFADVTLILEPAQAVAVLPATAVSYSLYGKEVFIVSEQQGDDGSSQSIVNRQRVTTGQQQGDLIAITEGVQPGQQVVIDGQLKLNNGTEIAIAPALSRE, via the coding sequence ATGTTAGTTGCTGTCACCATTATCTTTGGTGGCATTTTTGGATTTAAATGGTATCAAGGGGTCATGATGGGCCAGTACTTTGCCAGTTTTCGCCCCCCTCCGGTTACCGTTTCTACCGCTACCGCGCAGCAACAAAGCTGGCACCCCTATCTTACCGCCATAGGCACACTGCGAGCCCGTTACGGGGTGAATATCAGCGCCGAAGTTGAAGGCATCGTTAAGGCTATACGGTTTAACTCTGGCCAAGAAGTTGGCAAGGGCGAGCCCTTACTAGAGCTGGACGATGAAGTAGAGCAAGCCAACCTGCGTATTTTTCAAGCCCAGTTAAAACTCAATCAATTAAATTACGAGCGCGATAAAGCCCTAATCAAAAAACAGCTAGTGTCCCAAAATCAATTTGACCGCAGCTTTGCCGAATACAAAGAAACCCTAGCCAAGGTTGAGCAAACCAAAGCCAGCATCGCCAAGAAAAAAATTCTCGCGCCCTTTAGCGGCCGCATGGGTATTTTGCAGGTGGACTTGGGCCAATATATCGATTCAGGCACTAGCATAGGCTCGCTGCAATCTGCGCAAACCATGTACCTAGACTTTAGCCTGCCCGAAAAAAACCTTACCCATCTTTTTATAGGCCAAACGGTGAAGTTTGCGGTGTCGGCTTACCCTGGCGAAATATTTGAAGCGCAGCTAGCGGCGATAGATTCCAAGGTGGATATTAATACCCGCAGCCTGCAAGTGCGCGCCCATGTCGATAATAGCCAGCAGCAATTAGTGCCAGGCATGTTTGCCGATGTCACCCTAATACTAGAACCTGCGCAAGCGGTGGCCGTGCTACCCGCCACCGCAGTGAGTTACTCGCTGTATGGCAAAGAGGTATTTATTGTTAGCGAGCAACAAGGCGACGATGGCAGCAGCCAGTCAATCGTCAATCGTCAGCGTGTCACTACCGGCCAACAACAGGGTGATTTAATCGCCATTACCGAGGGCGTGCAGCCCGGCCAGCAAGTAGTTATCGATGGCCAACTCAAACTCAATAACGGTACCGAGATCGCCATAGCGCCAGCATTGAGCAGGGAGTAG